A window of the Parabacteroides merdae ATCC 43184 genome harbors these coding sequences:
- a CDS encoding SUMF1/EgtB/PvdO family nonheme iron enzyme, giving the protein MATNNNSNRYPSEKGRFFKGKTFILLVGLLLGAGIMVAVYKTSVYFSSDESCMMCHVHPHAEDSWKLSKHVNNGSGVKTHCVACHLPPQNDTWNHYTAKAKLGLKDVWSFMTKDSADFDWNTKSELEHAVKYIPNESCKECHQNLFPEGINQDGITAHLYYDENEKKLDLQCISCHLDAGHYNPDYKHGKLTGIPGAATATVDTSLYFKTATPVTSFTDYTEQIPGTAVAFKMVAIPGGTFKMGSTDKEPFHKADEAPVRNVTVSPFFMAEVEVTWDQYWAFYGQTMSEGRTPPETVYANNSNPDVDAISGPTPPFGFPDQGWGAGDRPAITMTHYAAETFCQWLSKQTGKKYRLPTEAEWEYAARGGTETPYFFTGNPKDFSDQGFWRKFFDAKTDSISSFVIYAKNSKNRTQEPGEVKANPFGLKNMLGNVMEYCADKYDPKAYSKGGDNVTNPLITEGEEWVVRGGNYTSDAADVRSAARDYTKHDAWLKTDPQQPKSIWWYSDIRGIGFRVVCEPDPAIGAK; this is encoded by the coding sequence ATGGCTACTAACAACAATTCTAATCGCTATCCTTCCGAAAAAGGGAGATTTTTCAAAGGAAAAACCTTCATTCTTTTGGTCGGATTACTTCTCGGGGCAGGCATTATGGTTGCCGTATATAAAACATCCGTCTATTTCTCTTCCGATGAATCTTGTATGATGTGCCATGTCCATCCGCATGCGGAAGACAGCTGGAAGCTCTCCAAACACGTAAATAACGGAAGCGGCGTTAAAACACATTGCGTGGCTTGTCACCTTCCGCCTCAAAACGACACCTGGAATCATTATACGGCTAAAGCCAAATTGGGATTGAAAGACGTATGGTCCTTCATGACAAAAGACAGTGCGGATTTCGACTGGAACACCAAGTCGGAACTGGAACATGCCGTCAAATATATTCCGAACGAATCCTGCAAGGAATGCCATCAGAACTTGTTCCCGGAAGGGATTAACCAGGACGGCATTACTGCTCACCTTTATTATGACGAAAACGAAAAGAAACTGGATTTACAGTGTATCAGCTGCCACCTCGACGCCGGACACTATAATCCGGATTATAAACACGGCAAATTAACAGGTATTCCCGGAGCCGCCACGGCTACTGTTGATACCAGCCTTTATTTCAAGACGGCGACACCTGTCACATCTTTTACCGATTATACGGAACAAATTCCGGGTACGGCCGTTGCATTCAAAATGGTCGCCATTCCGGGCGGTACATTCAAAATGGGTAGCACCGATAAAGAACCGTTCCATAAGGCAGATGAAGCTCCGGTTCGAAACGTTACGGTCAGTCCGTTCTTTATGGCTGAAGTAGAAGTGACGTGGGATCAGTATTGGGCATTCTACGGACAAACCATGAGCGAAGGACGTACTCCGCCCGAAACCGTATATGCAAATAACAGCAATCCGGATGTCGATGCCATTTCCGGCCCGACTCCTCCGTTCGGATTCCCCGACCAGGGATGGGGCGCAGGTGACCGTCCGGCTATCACGATGACACACTATGCTGCAGAAACATTCTGCCAGTGGCTGTCCAAACAAACAGGGAAAAAATACCGCCTGCCGACCGAGGCAGAATGGGAATATGCAGCCCGTGGAGGAACGGAAACTCCTTATTTCTTCACCGGGAACCCGAAAGATTTTTCAGACCAGGGATTCTGGCGTAAGTTCTTCGATGCAAAAACAGACAGCATCAGTTCATTCGTGATTTACGCGAAGAACAGCAAAAACAGAACTCAAGAGCCGGGCGAAGTGAAAGCGAACCCGTTCGGTTTGAAGAATATGTTGGGTAATGTAATGGAATATTGTGCCGACAAATATGATCCGAAGGCTTACAGCAAAGGGGGCGATAACGTGACCAACCCGTTAATCACAGAAGGAGAAGAATGGGTTGTACGCGGCGGTAACTACACTTCCGATGCGGCAGACGTTCGTTCTGCAGCCCGCGATTATACAAAGCATGATGCCTGGTTGAAGACTGATCCGCAACAACCGAAGAGTATCTGGTGGTATTCGGATATCCGCGGTATCGGTTTCCGTGTGGTTTGCGAACCGGACCCGGCAATTGGAGCGAAATAA
- a CDS encoding Gfo/Idh/MocA family oxidoreductase codes for MKKENSISRRSFLKSTAMAGALGAIGTGSASVLTSCAGGGESAAANKPLKEPGTYYIPELPDKATDGKELKAGVIGCGGRGSGAAENFLDAANGVTVVAVADTFKERVDALADKLKEKGCNIPEDKRFVGLDAYKQLIDSGVDVVIIATPPVFRPVHFQYAVEKGKHCFLEKPICVDPVGYRTIMATAKQAQAKNLCVVTGTQRHHQRNYVESYKKIMEGAIGEITGGVVYWNQSMLWFRERQKDWNDCEYMIKDWVNWKWLSGDHIVEQHVHNIDVFTWFSGLKPVKAVGFGSRQRRITGDQYDNFSIDFTMENGIHLHSMCRQIDGCATNVSEFIQGTKGSWNSAEMEIKDNAGNVIWKYDGEAEKNAHTQTNPYVLEHVNWVNCIRGGKPIEQASETAVANMAAIMGRESAYTGAETTWDAMTASPLDYTPKDLNLGKMDMSGFTVPVPGKPRDEKKK; via the coding sequence ATGAAGAAAGAAAACAGTATTAGCAGAAGATCGTTTTTAAAAAGTACAGCTATGGCCGGAGCACTGGGTGCAATCGGCACAGGTAGTGCAAGTGTATTAACCTCATGTGCAGGCGGCGGCGAAAGTGCAGCTGCAAACAAACCTCTGAAAGAACCTGGAACTTATTATATTCCGGAATTGCCCGATAAGGCTACTGACGGAAAAGAACTGAAAGCCGGTGTTATCGGTTGTGGCGGACGCGGTTCCGGTGCAGCAGAAAACTTCTTGGATGCTGCAAACGGCGTGACAGTCGTTGCCGTTGCCGATACATTCAAAGAACGTGTAGACGCTTTGGCCGACAAGCTGAAAGAAAAAGGATGTAATATTCCTGAAGACAAACGTTTCGTTGGTCTGGATGCATACAAACAATTGATCGATAGCGGTGTCGATGTTGTCATTATTGCAACTCCTCCCGTATTCCGTCCGGTACATTTCCAATATGCGGTTGAAAAAGGCAAACATTGTTTCCTGGAAAAACCGATTTGTGTCGACCCGGTAGGCTATCGTACGATTATGGCAACCGCCAAACAGGCTCAGGCAAAGAATCTATGTGTCGTAACAGGTACACAGCGTCATCACCAGCGCAACTATGTCGAATCTTACAAGAAGATCATGGAAGGTGCTATCGGTGAAATTACGGGTGGTGTAGTTTACTGGAATCAGAGCATGTTGTGGTTCCGCGAACGTCAGAAAGACTGGAACGATTGCGAATACATGATCAAGGACTGGGTAAACTGGAAATGGTTATCCGGAGACCATATCGTGGAACAGCATGTGCACAACATCGATGTATTCACATGGTTCAGCGGCTTGAAACCGGTTAAAGCTGTCGGTTTCGGTTCTCGCCAACGCCGTATCACGGGCGACCAGTATGATAACTTCAGCATCGATTTCACAATGGAAAACGGCATCCACTTGCATAGTATGTGCCGCCAGATTGACGGTTGTGCCACTAACGTCAGCGAATTTATCCAAGGAACAAAAGGTTCTTGGAACAGTGCTGAAATGGAAATCAAGGACAATGCAGGTAACGTCATCTGGAAATACGATGGTGAAGCAGAAAAGAACGCACATACACAGACAAATCCATATGTATTGGAACATGTAAACTGGGTAAACTGCATCCGTGGCGGCAAACCTATCGAACAGGCTTCAGAAACAGCTGTTGCCAACATGGCTGCTATCATGGGACGTGAATCAGCATACACCGGTGCAGAAACGACATGGGATGCAATGACTGCTTCTCCTCTGGATTATACTCCGAAAGACCTGAACTTAGGCAAGATGGATATGAGTGGATTTACAGTTCCGGTTCCAGGAAAACCTCGTGATGAAAAGAAAAAATAA
- a CDS encoding MFS transporter translates to MIQKDKTYNLATFFCLYIAQTIPMSFFSTVIPVMMRQEDFSLSAIGLLQLIKLPWILKFLWSPMVDRHAVTTGDYKRWIFSSELIYAGLIFAVAFLDFHTDFYTIVALIIISFVASATQDIATDALAVLAFSRKDKSLANSMQSMGSFGGSMIGGGVLLLLFKQIGWNGLLPCVALFVIAALLPLFFNKGIRIQPKEAHERAKKADVIYFFARRSIWKQIGFLFLYYSGLIGTLAMLKPWLVDLGYDMKEIGVMSGVAGTFVGFLSSFAGGMIVRRIGRFRARILFAVFVLIATLYFLGLSYVHPTTPMLYGGIFLLWGSYGMATIVVYTTAMDCVRPGREGTDFTIQTVITHLSGMLMAILSGRIADHTGYHGLFFFEASIALISLIYIVTVFRKDKNTI, encoded by the coding sequence ATGATACAGAAAGATAAAACATACAACCTCGCAACCTTCTTCTGCCTCTACATTGCGCAGACGATCCCGATGAGCTTCTTTTCCACCGTCATCCCCGTCATGATGCGGCAGGAGGACTTTTCACTCTCGGCCATCGGGCTTCTCCAACTGATCAAGCTGCCCTGGATCCTGAAATTCCTCTGGTCGCCGATGGTAGACCGCCATGCCGTGACGACGGGCGACTATAAACGGTGGATTTTTTCTTCCGAACTGATCTACGCCGGCCTGATCTTCGCCGTCGCTTTCCTTGATTTCCATACGGACTTCTATACGATCGTCGCCTTGATCATCATATCCTTCGTCGCCTCCGCCACGCAGGATATCGCGACCGACGCGTTGGCGGTACTCGCTTTCAGCCGGAAAGATAAAAGCCTTGCAAACAGCATGCAGTCGATGGGAAGTTTCGGAGGTTCGATGATCGGGGGCGGTGTCTTGCTCCTGCTCTTCAAGCAAATCGGCTGGAACGGTCTGCTGCCTTGCGTCGCGCTGTTCGTCATCGCCGCCCTTCTGCCACTCTTTTTCAACAAAGGCATCCGCATCCAGCCGAAGGAAGCGCACGAACGGGCCAAAAAGGCAGATGTGATCTATTTCTTCGCCCGCCGGAGCATCTGGAAACAGATCGGTTTCCTCTTTCTTTACTATTCCGGCCTGATCGGTACGCTCGCCATGCTGAAACCCTGGCTGGTCGACCTGGGCTACGACATGAAGGAGATCGGGGTGATGAGCGGAGTGGCGGGGACATTCGTCGGGTTCCTCTCCTCGTTTGCCGGAGGGATGATCGTACGGCGGATCGGCCGTTTCCGCGCGCGCATCCTGTTCGCGGTGTTTGTCTTGATAGCGACACTTTACTTCCTCGGACTCTCCTACGTGCATCCGACGACGCCCATGCTCTACGGCGGGATTTTCCTTCTGTGGGGCAGCTACGGGATGGCGACGATCGTGGTCTATACGACGGCAATGGACTGTGTACGCCCTGGGCGCGAAGGGACGGATTTCACGATCCAGACGGTCATCACGCATCTCAGCGGCATGTTGATGGCCATCCTGAGTGGAAGAATTGCAGATCATACGGGTTATCACGGACTCTTCTTCTTCGAGGCAAGCATCGCCCTGATATCTCTCATTTATATAGTAACGGTTTTCAGAAAAGATAAAAATACGATATGA
- a CDS encoding TonB-dependent receptor produces MNQRYLYVLVAGALTCLQPIKAERVNENVNDTIKTYNIGEVIVTSSTKETNDLRTLPGAVSILSPQAIATRQIDALKDISAFVPNLYMPDYGSKMTSAIYIRGIGARSSGQSIGLYVDNVPYLDKSAFDFELNDIQRIEVLRGPQGTLYGRNAMGGIVNIYTLSPFDYQGTKVTMSMGNYGAAKAKVSQYSKIGENIGISLNGYYDRNDGFFINEYNGTKADKEESAGGRFKLEGYITDHLKAQYTFNYDYVTQKAFPYGQYDPQTGAVQPIRINDPSSYWRRTLNNSLYLEWKTDRFILSSTTAYQYLKDDMKMDQDYTEQSVFTLHQKQKQYAWSEELAIKSNTKSNYQWSFGAYGFYNSLNTDGPVIFKKDGLTGILQKAFDDILANNPKAPKLTVQGDELNQIYFPGNFDTPTYGFAAFHQSTYNNLFVEGLSITAGIRLDYEKANLDYHSAVDSMKIGVEMGPMKMTLPVTTTMDGKISQDFLQVLPKVSLRYQCTPETFTYVSVAKGYKTGGYNVQMFGDLVQAQAKYDLMSKFAPDKAEQPGEVKDIASYKPEHSWNYEAGIRSELVRGRLSAELTFFYMDIRDLQLTSFAENGSGRMITNGGKANSYGVELSLRSRITDGLTADLNYGFTRATFRDYIFTDKDENSQIVKTDCKDNFIPYTPRHTVSLGLQYTKLLHRKMIDQFIASAQFTGAGKIFWTEKNDISQPFYGLVNAKVGVRKGIVNLNLWSRNITNTDYQAFYFESFNQSFIQKGKPFQIGGEITVTF; encoded by the coding sequence ATGAATCAACGCTATCTGTATGTCCTTGTCGCAGGCGCGCTTACGTGTTTGCAACCGATTAAAGCCGAACGGGTGAATGAAAATGTGAACGACACGATCAAGACCTATAATATAGGTGAGGTGATCGTCACTTCTTCCACAAAGGAGACGAACGATCTCCGCACGCTTCCGGGAGCCGTTTCCATCCTCTCGCCCCAAGCGATAGCAACCAGGCAGATAGATGCTCTCAAGGATATCAGCGCTTTCGTCCCCAACCTTTATATGCCGGACTACGGTTCGAAAATGACTTCGGCCATTTATATACGCGGAATCGGAGCGCGTAGCAGCGGGCAATCCATCGGATTATATGTCGACAATGTCCCCTATCTGGATAAAAGCGCTTTCGATTTCGAGCTGAACGATATCCAACGCATCGAAGTTTTACGGGGACCGCAGGGAACCCTCTACGGACGTAACGCAATGGGGGGCATCGTCAACATCTACACCCTCTCCCCCTTCGATTACCAAGGGACAAAAGTCACGATGTCGATGGGCAATTACGGGGCGGCAAAAGCCAAAGTGTCCCAATACAGCAAGATCGGAGAAAACATCGGGATCTCGCTAAACGGGTATTACGACCGTAACGACGGCTTTTTCATCAACGAATATAACGGCACAAAGGCAGACAAAGAGGAATCGGCAGGCGGCCGATTCAAATTAGAGGGGTATATTACGGACCATCTGAAGGCGCAATATACATTCAACTATGACTATGTAACGCAAAAAGCCTTCCCCTACGGGCAGTACGACCCGCAGACCGGGGCTGTGCAGCCGATCCGCATCAACGATCCGAGTTCCTACTGGCGCCGCACGCTGAACAACAGCCTGTATCTGGAATGGAAAACAGACCGTTTTATCCTCTCTTCCACCACGGCCTACCAATATCTGAAAGACGACATGAAGATGGACCAGGACTATACGGAACAGTCTGTTTTCACCCTTCACCAAAAGCAGAAACAATATGCCTGGAGCGAAGAACTGGCAATCAAATCCAATACAAAAAGCAATTACCAATGGAGCTTCGGCGCCTACGGTTTTTATAACAGCCTGAACACGGACGGCCCTGTGATCTTCAAGAAAGACGGGCTGACGGGCATTTTGCAGAAAGCGTTCGACGACATACTGGCGAATAACCCAAAAGCACCGAAGCTTACTGTCCAGGGGGACGAACTGAACCAGATTTATTTCCCCGGAAACTTCGACACGCCGACCTACGGCTTCGCGGCTTTCCACCAATCGACCTACAATAACCTTTTTGTCGAAGGGCTTTCCATCACCGCCGGTATCCGCCTGGATTACGAGAAAGCGAACCTGGACTATCATTCGGCAGTAGACAGCATGAAGATCGGTGTGGAAATGGGCCCGATGAAAATGACGCTACCGGTCACGACGACTATGGACGGCAAGATCTCACAGGATTTCCTGCAAGTATTGCCGAAAGTTTCGCTCCGTTACCAGTGCACACCCGAAACATTCACGTATGTCTCGGTCGCCAAAGGATACAAGACAGGAGGTTATAACGTGCAGATGTTCGGCGATCTGGTCCAGGCCCAAGCCAAATACGACCTGATGTCGAAGTTCGCACCCGACAAAGCCGAACAGCCGGGCGAAGTGAAAGACATCGCTTCCTATAAACCGGAACACAGCTGGAACTACGAAGCAGGCATCCGCAGCGAACTGGTCCGGGGCAGGCTGAGTGCGGAACTGACCTTCTTCTACATGGACATCCGCGACCTCCAACTCACCAGCTTTGCCGAGAACGGCAGCGGACGCATGATCACCAACGGAGGAAAGGCGAACAGCTATGGCGTGGAACTGAGCCTGCGCAGCCGTATCACGGACGGACTCACCGCCGACCTCAACTACGGTTTTACCCGTGCCACTTTCCGCGATTACATCTTCACGGACAAGGACGAGAACAGCCAGATCGTGAAAACGGACTGCAAGGATAATTTCATTCCTTACACGCCGCGCCACACCGTCAGCCTGGGATTGCAATACACGAAACTACTCCACCGGAAGATGATCGACCAGTTCATCGCATCCGCCCAGTTCACCGGAGCCGGCAAGATCTTCTGGACGGAGAAGAACGACATCAGCCAGCCGTTCTACGGCCTCGTCAATGCCAAAGTGGGCGTCCGCAAGGGAATCGTCAACCTCAACTTGTGGAGCCGTAACATCACGAACACGGACTACCAGGCGTTCTATTTCGAATCGTTCAACCAGTCGTTCATCCAGAAAGGCAAACCGTTCCAGATCGGCGGCGAAATCACCGTTACATTTTAA
- a CDS encoding sugar phosphate isomerase/epimerase family protein, with translation MALNRRNFLRATLAGAAVAAGSSAFAACGGKAASTEGCPAEKGSCPNSKAELKISFQEGIAPGANLNEKFDLMEKLGVVGFEPGGRGLKDRVKEIKEALNGRNIKVSAICAGFQGFILSTDPAIRKQCMDTMKEIIAPAGELGSTGVIIVPAFNGQKPAMPHTQETRDFLCEQFNEMGNFAKEHGTTVIFEPLNRKEAFYLRQVADAASICRDINNPGVRCMGDFWHMTWEETSDMGAFLSAGEYLQHVHVASRKRRSMPGEDGEADNYVNGFKGLKMLDYDKYVSFECGCQGDRNVLVPAAVELLRKQWEEA, from the coding sequence ATGGCACTGAACAGAAGAAACTTTTTAAGAGCAACTCTGGCAGGCGCGGCTGTTGCAGCCGGTAGTTCAGCTTTTGCTGCCTGTGGCGGCAAGGCTGCTTCTACAGAAGGTTGTCCGGCAGAAAAGGGATCATGTCCAAACAGCAAAGCCGAGTTGAAGATATCCTTTCAGGAAGGGATTGCACCGGGAGCTAATCTCAACGAGAAATTTGACTTGATGGAAAAGTTAGGTGTCGTTGGTTTCGAACCGGGCGGACGTGGCCTGAAAGATCGTGTAAAAGAGATCAAGGAAGCACTAAACGGACGCAACATCAAAGTGAGCGCCATCTGTGCTGGTTTCCAGGGGTTCATCCTCTCGACAGATCCGGCTATCCGCAAGCAGTGCATGGACACGATGAAAGAGATCATTGCTCCTGCAGGCGAACTGGGTTCTACGGGTGTGATCATCGTCCCGGCTTTCAACGGTCAAAAACCGGCTATGCCTCATACGCAGGAAACGCGGGATTTCTTATGCGAACAATTCAATGAAATGGGTAACTTTGCAAAAGAGCACGGGACTACAGTTATCTTTGAACCGCTCAACAGGAAAGAAGCATTCTATCTTCGTCAGGTAGCGGATGCAGCTTCCATCTGCCGCGACATCAACAATCCGGGTGTACGCTGTATGGGTGACTTCTGGCACATGACTTGGGAAGAGACTTCCGACATGGGAGCTTTCCTTTCTGCAGGCGAATATCTGCAACACGTGCACGTTGCCAGCCGTAAACGCCGCAGCATGCCGGGTGAAGACGGAGAAGCAGATAACTACGTTAACGGCTTCAAGGGCCTGAAGATGTTGGATTACGACAAATATGTAAGTTTCGAATGCGGATGCCAGGGAGACCGGAACGTTTTGGTCCCTGCCGCAGTGGAACTATTACGAAAACAATGGGAAGAAGCATAA
- a CDS encoding TonB-dependent receptor: MKLLYYLPMLLCLAYTARGEEIEKDTAKIRNVELNEVVVQSFKQQRDLRLEPLSASAVTGTAIQNRNITGIKEFSSFIPNLFMPDYGSKLTSPVYIRGIGSKINAPSVGLYVDGIPYFEKSAFDFDFNEVDRIEVLRGPQGTLYGRNTMGGIINVYTKSPLKYEGTNVWLSNGSYGYRDYALSHYKKIGEKFGYAISGDYRNSDGYFTNLFTDKKADDMKSGSARIRLEWKLQKNLSFGLMSSFDRSVQGGYPYAVCDSVTHKPGEVDYNDYSFYKRTLSTTGFSADYQGTGYSINSRTAFQYLSDHQGIDQDFSPRSIYFARQDMKQKMFSEELNIKSTTPGRYKWLFGAFGFWQGIDNTVTLDYFTKDYATRKLYDTPAYGVAFYHQSTIDDLLTRGLSLTFGIRYDYEHTSNDFLFYKETDGGSEQMDAFDSRLKFSQVTPKIALQYMFPSTGMLYATVTKGYKTGGFNTSFDREEDRTFRPETSWNYELGAKHPFLDNRLNAEFCFFWIDWKNQQIYQMLATQNGQYLRNAGRSESKGVEVSLQGNPVNGLMVQVNYGFTHATFKDYKDERRGIDYSGNFLPMVPRHTFAVGADYTIPNPCRHIDRFTVSANYTGTGRILWKEDNKVSQPYYGLLNAKVSATKDFITFAIWAKNMTGADYSAFYFETGGKGLAQKGRPFTIGGNIQLSF, encoded by the coding sequence ATGAAACTATTATACTACCTCCCGATGCTGCTCTGCCTCGCCTATACGGCAAGAGGGGAAGAGATAGAAAAAGATACGGCGAAGATCCGCAATGTCGAACTGAACGAAGTGGTCGTGCAGTCGTTCAAGCAACAGCGCGACCTCCGGCTGGAACCCCTGTCGGCATCGGCCGTGACGGGGACGGCGATCCAGAACCGGAACATCACGGGGATCAAAGAGTTCAGTTCCTTTATCCCGAACCTCTTTATGCCGGACTACGGATCGAAACTGACCTCGCCGGTCTATATCCGCGGGATCGGATCGAAAATCAACGCTCCCTCAGTCGGGCTTTATGTGGACGGTATCCCCTATTTCGAAAAATCGGCTTTCGATTTCGATTTCAACGAGGTGGACAGGATCGAGGTGCTGCGCGGTCCGCAAGGGACGCTCTACGGTCGTAACACGATGGGCGGCATCATCAACGTCTATACGAAATCGCCCTTGAAATACGAGGGGACAAATGTCTGGCTTTCCAACGGCAGCTACGGTTACCGCGATTATGCCCTCTCTCATTATAAAAAGATCGGAGAAAAGTTCGGATATGCCATCTCCGGTGATTACCGGAACAGCGACGGCTACTTCACCAACCTGTTTACAGACAAGAAAGCGGACGACATGAAGTCCGGCTCCGCCCGCATCCGCCTGGAATGGAAGCTTCAGAAGAACCTTTCTTTCGGGCTAATGAGTTCGTTCGACCGTTCAGTCCAAGGCGGCTATCCCTACGCCGTCTGCGATTCGGTCACGCATAAACCGGGCGAAGTCGACTACAACGATTACAGTTTCTACAAACGGACGCTTTCGACGACCGGCTTCTCGGCAGATTACCAGGGGACGGGCTACAGCATCAACAGCCGGACCGCCTTCCAATATCTCTCGGACCATCAAGGCATCGACCAGGATTTCTCTCCCCGAAGCATCTATTTCGCGCGTCAGGATATGAAGCAGAAAATGTTTTCCGAAGAGCTGAACATCAAATCGACGACTCCCGGACGTTACAAATGGCTGTTCGGCGCCTTCGGTTTCTGGCAGGGGATCGACAACACCGTGACACTCGATTATTTCACCAAAGACTATGCGACACGCAAGCTGTACGACACGCCGGCCTATGGTGTCGCCTTCTACCACCAATCCACAATCGACGACCTGCTGACGCGCGGCCTGTCACTGACTTTCGGCATCCGCTACGATTATGAGCATACCTCCAACGATTTCCTTTTCTATAAAGAAACGGACGGCGGCAGCGAACAGATGGACGCCTTCGACAGCCGGCTCAAGTTCAGCCAGGTCACGCCGAAGATCGCCCTGCAATATATGTTTCCCTCCACCGGCATGCTCTATGCCACCGTGACGAAGGGATATAAGACAGGCGGCTTCAACACCTCTTTCGACCGCGAGGAAGACCGCACGTTCCGCCCCGAAACCAGTTGGAACTACGAATTGGGAGCCAAACACCCGTTCCTCGACAACCGCCTGAACGCCGAGTTCTGCTTTTTCTGGATCGACTGGAAAAACCAACAGATTTACCAAATGCTCGCCACCCAGAACGGGCAATACCTGCGCAACGCCGGGCGCAGCGAGAGCAAAGGCGTCGAGGTCAGCCTGCAAGGGAATCCGGTCAACGGGCTGATGGTGCAGGTGAACTACGGCTTCACGCATGCCACCTTCAAAGATTACAAGGACGAACGGCGAGGCATTGACTACAGCGGGAATTTCCTGCCGATGGTCCCGCGCCACACTTTCGCTGTCGGAGCCGATTATACGATCCCGAACCCTTGCCGTCACATCGACCGCTTCACGGTCAGCGCGAACTACACCGGGACGGGACGCATCCTGTGGAAAGAAGACAACAAGGTTTCGCAACCTTATTACGGACTGTTGAATGCAAAAGTATCTGCCACAAAAGATTTTATTACCTTTGCGATCTGGGCGAAAAATATGACCGGTGCAGACTATTCGGCTTTCTATTTCGAGACAGGCGGAAAGGGCCTGGCACAAAAAGGAAGGCCGTTCACGATCGGCGGGAATATACAATTGAGTTTTTAA
- a CDS encoding LuxR C-terminal-related transcriptional regulator, whose amino-acid sequence MHRNKQIAIILSDTLQSIGLQSMLTDYFPPVEISHYPTFEAFSTSGNDTFDYYFTNAALFVLYADFFLPRRSKTMVLIDETEGEGGLSATSHITIKASQEVIIEQLEQLFTGENNSISSDNNKELSTRETDVLQLIVKGSTNKEIADKLNISLNTVLSHRKNITTKLGIKTVSGLTFYAIMNGIISGDDIEL is encoded by the coding sequence ATGCATCGCAACAAGCAAATAGCAATCATATTATCCGACACGCTACAAAGCATCGGCCTGCAAAGCATGCTGACCGACTATTTTCCACCGGTAGAGATCAGCCACTACCCTACTTTCGAGGCATTTTCGACTTCCGGCAACGATACGTTCGACTACTACTTTACAAATGCCGCTTTATTTGTCCTTTATGCAGACTTTTTCCTTCCCCGCCGGAGCAAGACGATGGTCCTGATCGACGAAACCGAAGGTGAAGGGGGACTATCGGCAACCAGCCATATCACGATCAAGGCCTCGCAGGAAGTCATCATCGAGCAGTTGGAACAACTTTTTACCGGAGAAAACAACAGTATTTCCAGCGACAACAACAAGGAACTGTCCACCCGCGAAACGGACGTCCTCCAATTAATCGTCAAAGGCAGCACCAACAAAGAAATTGCAGACAAGCTGAACATCAGCCTGAACACAGTCCTCAGCCACCGCAAGAACATCACGACCAAGCTCGGCATCAAAACAGTATCGGGACTTACCTTCTATGCCATCATGAACGGCATTATTTCAGGCGACGACATCGAACTTTAA